AGGGGAGAGCGGCCGATCACCGTCGACCAGACCAACGAATCGGTGATCGTCGGCGACCGCGCCGTCGTCAAGTGGGCCACCCACCTGCAGGAGGGGCCGCACCCGGCACCCGCGCGCATCAGCGCGTTGCGCGGCGCCGGATTCCGCGGGATGCCCACGCCGTGGGGACTGGTCATGTGGCAGCCCCCGGGGCAGGCCGAGACCCTCGTCGTCACGGTCGATGAATACCTGCCGCACGCCGAGGACGGCTGGACGTGGGCCGTCGCGCTCGTCACCGATGCCGCACAGCACCGTGCAGCCGTGCCGGCGCTGCTCGACGCGATCACCGCCGTCGGGTTCGTCGTCGCGGAACTTCATGCCGCGCAAGCGGTAACGGTCAACACGGCCACTGCCGCCGACGCACGGGCCTGGCGAGAGGCGGCCCTGGAGACCGTCGAGACGGCCGCGACGCTGGGTAGGTCGGTCAGCGGCGATTTGCTGCGGGCGCGTCGAACCGAGATCGAGACGATCCTGCGCGGGCTCGGCGACCTCGCCGGCAGCCCGGTGCTCGCGGGGCACGGTGACCTGCACGTCGGGCAGGTGCTGCGCGCTGGGCGTCGTTTCGTCATCACCGATTTCGACGGCAACCCGGTGCTACCCGCCGAGGCGCGGGTCAAACCCGTCCCCGCTGCGCTCGACGTCGCCGGCATGGCGCAGTCGCTGGTCCACGTCGCGATCGTGGCGCGCAAGTACACCGATCTCGACCTCGCGGTGCTTGCCGACATCGACCGCCTGTCCCGCGATACGTTCATCGGCGCCTATACCGACCGACTCGCGGCGCTCGGCCACAGTGCCGTCTACGATCCGGCGCCGCTGCGGGCTCTGCGACTACAACAGGTGCTGCGGGAGATGATCTATGCGGCACGGCATCTCCCACGCTGGATGTACGTGCCCGATGCGGCGCTGCCCGCGCTGCTCGACGAAGGGACCACCACGTGAACCCCGACGCGTTCGTCGCGGATCTGGAACGCAAACCGGATGTGCTGAGCCGGCTCGCGGTCACCCTCGCCGAGGGGAACCCGTGGGCGGACGTGGCCGGACCGGGTGTCGGCCGGGTCGTTCTGCTCGGCATGGGATCGTCGGCCTACGCCGGTGGGGTGGCCGCCGCACGCATGCGGGCCCGCGGTCTGGTCGCGGTGTCGGATCTGGCGTCGTCGTCGCTGTTGCCGCGCTGGGATGCGGGCACTCTGGTGGTCGCGACCTCGGCGACGGGCGGCTCGGTGGAAACCCTCGACGCGCTCGAG
This genomic window from Mycolicibacterium goodii contains:
- a CDS encoding glucosamine kinase, coding for MIELDHLDLGDGRRLVITSGPDGPAATPSRRDADGHWRRAEPGDGVAEAMLDVLSGNPGTTEHGNFTLISWAPQTARGERPITVDQTNESVIVGDRAVVKWATHLQEGPHPAPARISALRGAGFRGMPTPWGLVMWQPPGQAETLVVTVDEYLPHAEDGWTWAVALVTDAAQHRAAVPALLDAITAVGFVVAELHAAQAVTVNTATAADARAWREAALETVETAATLGRSVSGDLLRARRTEIETILRGLGDLAGSPVLAGHGDLHVGQVLRAGRRFVITDFDGNPVLPAEARVKPVPAALDVAGMAQSLVHVAIVARKYTDLDLAVLADIDRLSRDTFIGAYTDRLAALGHSAVYDPAPLRALRLQQVLREMIYAARHLPRWMYVPDAALPALLDEGTTT